One segment of Nostoc flagelliforme CCNUN1 DNA contains the following:
- a CDS encoding formylglycine-generating enzyme family protein — translation MTQEQYQQIMGSNPSNFKGAKRPVEQVSWNDAVEFCKKLSQKVGRKYRLPSEAEWEYACRAGTTTPFYFGETITTKLANYDGDDYTYASEPKGKNRQGTTDVGSFPPNAFGLYDMHGNVWEWCQDTLHDSYKGAPSDGSAWIDDNNQFRIRRGGSWTTYPINCRSAYRYDKKRDSFSNALGFRVVCVVARTL, via the coding sequence GTGACTCAGGAACAGTACCAGCAAATAATGGGTAGCAATCCGTCCAACTTCAAGGGAGCAAAACGTCCTGTAGAGCAAGTGTCCTGGAATGATGCGGTAGAATTTTGCAAAAAGCTAAGTCAAAAGGTTGGGCGTAAATATCGCCTACCTAGTGAAGCAGAGTGGGAATATGCCTGTCGTGCAGGAACAACGACACCATTTTACTTTGGTGAGACGATTACAACTAAGTTAGCTAATTATGATGGAGATGATTATACTTACGCTTCTGAGCCAAAAGGAAAAAATCGTCAAGGAACAACAGATGTAGGAAGTTTTCCACCCAACGCTTTTGGACTATACGATATGCACGGGAATGTCTGGGAGTGGTGTCAAGATACTTTGCATGACAGCTATAAAGGAGCGCCTAGTGATGGAAGTGCATGGATAGATGATAATAATCAATTTAGGATTCGGCGGGGCGGTTCCTGGACTACCTATCCTATAAACTGCCGTTCCGCGTACCGCTACGACAAAAAACGCGACAGCTTCAGCAACGCTCTTGGTTTTCGTGTAGTCTGCGTCGTTGCGAGGACTCTTTAG
- a CDS encoding carbohydrate ABC transporter permease, which produces MPKIYSKSWLDNDTVAAWIFLTPALILLGVFIIWPIAYLFYLSFTAGSFTLKGIYWIGLKNYSRLLLNPDFWQVLGNTFYFTVATIIPSLVISLGLAVLLNRSIPFRGILRSAYFLPSIISLVAAGLGFRWLFQTSGPVNGILDFFGIPDIPWLGDTFWAMPVIILMSIWKQIGFNMVVFLAGLQAIPPSRYEAADLDGANAWQQFWYITLPGLRPTVIFAVITTAIFTLRSFEQVFVMTGGGPLNSTNLLVYYIYQEAFGQFDFGYAAAAATVLLAATMVLIYLQLQTWGEE; this is translated from the coding sequence ATGCCAAAAATATATAGTAAGTCGTGGTTGGATAATGATACAGTAGCTGCCTGGATTTTTCTCACACCAGCACTAATTTTGCTGGGCGTTTTTATCATTTGGCCGATCGCCTATTTGTTCTACCTTAGTTTCACTGCTGGTAGTTTCACTTTAAAAGGTATTTATTGGATAGGCTTAAAAAACTATTCGCGCTTGCTACTCAACCCCGACTTCTGGCAAGTTTTGGGTAACACCTTTTATTTTACTGTTGCCACTATCATTCCTAGTTTAGTTATCTCTTTAGGATTGGCAGTGTTATTAAACCGCTCCATTCCTTTCCGGGGCATCTTGCGAAGTGCCTATTTTCTGCCTTCAATTATCTCACTTGTGGCTGCCGGGTTGGGATTTCGCTGGTTGTTTCAAACATCAGGGCCAGTTAACGGAATTTTAGATTTTTTCGGTATTCCAGACATACCTTGGTTAGGAGACACATTTTGGGCAATGCCAGTAATTATTTTAATGAGTATTTGGAAACAAATCGGTTTCAATATGGTAGTTTTTTTAGCAGGGTTGCAAGCCATTCCTCCGAGTCGTTATGAAGCAGCAGATTTGGATGGAGCAAATGCTTGGCAACAATTTTGGTATATTACTCTCCCTGGATTGCGCCCTACTGTGATATTTGCAGTCATCACTACCGCGATTTTTACATTGCGGAGTTTTGAGCAAGTTTTTGTGATGACAGGCGGTGGCCCACTGAATTCGACTAATTTGCTGGTTTACTACATTTACCAAGAGGCTTTTGGGCAATTTGATTTTGGTTATGCAGCAGCAGCAGCAACGGTGTTACTAGCAGCGACGATGGTACTAATTTATTTGCAACTGCAAACTTGGGGAGAGGAGTAG